Proteins encoded by one window of Amaranthus tricolor cultivar Red isolate AtriRed21 chromosome 4, ASM2621246v1, whole genome shotgun sequence:
- the LOC130809716 gene encoding uncharacterized protein LOC130809716 has product MAEVPSGNEKNEAAAAAPNAEPQLLNEAPKANDAVQFYTEEVGRTTSSTKKAGQEVPKLGDSVFSVSDLPEDAAHAEAVGRTDSSKREAEQDGSILSADLKLADSVFSVSGLPEDLALFSFSLSPLCDFDVFWCFQSAVACFIVFSSVNLSISSNSIVSSVNVVFAICI; this is encoded by the exons ATGGCTGAGGTTCCGAGCGGTAATGAGAAGAACGAAGCTGCTGCTGCAGCACCGAACGCCGAGCCACAACTCCTGAATGAAGCTCCTAAGGCGAACGATGCTGTTCAGTTCTACACTGAGGAAGTTGGCCGTACTACCAGCTCCACGAAGAAGGCTGGACAAGAGGTTCCTAAACTCGGCGACTCTGTTTTCTCCGTCTCTGATCTTCCTGAAGATGCTGCTCA CGCTGAGGCTGTTGGCCGTACTGACAGCTCTAAGAGGGAGGCTGAGCAAGACGGAAGTATTCTCTCTGCTGATCTCAAGCTTGCTGACTCTGTCTTCTCTGTCTCTGGTCTCCCTGAAGATCTTGCGctcttctctttttctctctctcctctttgtgattttgatgtTTTCTGGTGCTTTCAATCTGCTGTTGcatgttttattgttttttcaaGTGTTAATCTGTCAATATCTTCTAATTCCATTGTATCTTCAGTGAATGTTGTGTTTGCAATTTGCATCTAA